Genomic window (Deferribacter desulfuricans SSM1):
GTGTCGAACCAAAATAATATTGAAAGTTTAGTTACACATATAGAAAAATTTAATAATTTGAAAGATATTGTTATTAAGAAGAAAACACCTGTCATTTATAAGAGTTTAAATTACACTTACATTAATCATTCAAAATTATCAAAAGAAAAACTTGTTGATAAGATTAATGAAAAATTATTAAAAAATAATTATACAATATTTAAAACTAAAACAAATGATGAATTAGAAACTGATAATTCTATATTAAATGCGGATTCTACATATACTATAGCAGACGAAAAAAATAGTATAAATTATATAATTAAGAAGATATTAACTACACCTACTTATTTTAAAAATCTTATGAATTTGTTAACTACTTCAAATAATAGATTATATGATACTATAATAAGTAATAAAAGTTATGCAAGAACTAAAACATTAAGTAATTTACCTACATTTGCATCATCTATTGTTAATAATTTAATTTATATACCTACATTAACATTAATATTAGATAGATTTAATAATACTTATGATTCTAACGAAAATAAAATTAACTTAAATTTTGATAAAATTGATTATGATAAACAAGAAGTTGCAAGAATAATGGATCAAATATATTATTTAGTACATTTGACTACATTTAATACTGTATCAAATTCTACTTTATCCCTCCACCACCCACAAGACACATTCTTTTAGGTAGGTGATGTAGTGGGTGTCTTCTGGGTTTCAATATATTGTTTGATAACCTCAAGCGGAGCTCCACCACAGGAACCTGCAAAATAGCTTGGAGACCATAAAGCGTTTTTCCAGTAATACTGCCTTAATTCAGGATGGATTTGTTTTAGCTTTCTGGAAGAAACACCTTTTAGCGAATTTACCAGTTTTGAGACTGCCACCTTTGGCGGATAGTTTACAAGCAAATGGACATGGTCGCTTTCTCCATTTAATTCTATCAGTTCTGCCTCAAAATCTTGACAGACTTTGGCGAAGATTTCCTTTAAGGTTTCTAAGTGTTTCTTTTGAAATACGCTCTTTCTGTATTTAGTTACAAAGACCAAATGCACATGCAGAAGAA
Coding sequences:
- the tnpA gene encoding IS200/IS605 family transposase translates to MEKSSKIRTGRHCVFLLHVHLVFVTKYRKSVFQKKHLETLKEIFAKVCQDFEAELIELNGESDHVHLLVNYPPKVAVSKLVNSLKGVSSRKLKQIHPELRQYYWKNALWSPSYFAGSCGGAPLEVIKQYIETQKTPTTSPT